Proteins co-encoded in one Candidatus Tectomicrobia bacterium genomic window:
- the tuf gene encoding elongation factor Tu (EF-Tu; promotes GTP-dependent binding of aminoacyl-tRNA to the A-site of ribosomes during protein biosynthesis; when the tRNA anticodon matches the mRNA codon, GTP hydrolysis results; the inactive EF-Tu-GDP leaves the ribosome and release of GDP is promoted by elongation factor Ts; many prokaryotes have two copies of the gene encoding EF-Tu): MVMPGDNVALTVDLITPIAMEKELRFAIREGGRTVGAGVVSEVVE, from the coding sequence AGATGGTCATGCCCGGGGACAACGTGGCGCTGACGGTGGATCTGATCACGCCCATCGCCATGGAGAAGGAGCTGCGCTTCGCCATCCGCGAGGGCGGCCGCACCGTGGGCGCCGGCGTCGTCTCCGAGGTGGTCGAGTAG